A window from Leptothermofonsia sichuanensis E412 encodes these proteins:
- a CDS encoding DUF4870 domain-containing protein produces MQTPEVFDPDKRKLLSALAHGSIFFSGLLVSIGIPIALLFVSNDPVVKDNAREAINFHFNVWLYGVILIPLSFITFGLAGGIWWLVHWGLTAWAIVHCLNTPDQAFRYPFIFRLL; encoded by the coding sequence ATGCAAACGCCTGAGGTATTTGATCCTGACAAACGAAAACTGTTGTCTGCTCTGGCTCACGGGTCAATCTTTTTCAGTGGACTGCTGGTGTCCATTGGGATTCCGATTGCTCTTTTGTTCGTGTCCAATGATCCCGTCGTCAAGGACAATGCCAGGGAAGCCATTAACTTTCACTTCAATGTCTGGCTGTATGGGGTAATCTTGATTCCGCTGTCTTTCATTACGTTTGGACTGGCAGGTGGAATCTGGTGGCTGGTTCACTGGGGGCTGACGGCATGGGCTATTGTTCACTGCCTGAACACCCCAGACCAGGCGTTCCGCTACCCATTCATTTTCCGGTTACTTTAA
- the prfC gene encoding peptide chain release factor 3, whose translation MLSEIEAELQVAVEQRRNFAIISHPDAGKTTLTEKLLLYGGAIHQAGSVKARRAQRHATSDWMEMEQQRGISITSTVLQFEYRNCQINLLDTPGHQDFSEDTYRTLAAADNAVMLIDAAKGLEPQTRKLFEVCRMRGLPIFTFINKLDRPGREPLELLDEIEKELGLQTYAVNWPIGMGDRFKGVFDRQQRQIHLFERSAHGQREAIDTVVNLGDPEIEMLLEEELYHQFKDELELLEGLGPDLDLEQLHRGKMTPVFFGSAMTNFGVELFLNAFLDYALKPGPHASSRGEIPPTYPEFSGFVFKLQANMDPKHRDRVAFVRICSGKFEKDMMVNHARTGKMVRLSRPQKLFAQDRAVIDEAYPGDVIGLNNPGVFAIGDTIYVGQKLEYEGIPSFSPELFAYLKNPNPSKFKQFQKGVSELREEGAIQIMYSADESKRDPILAAVGQLQFEVVQFRLQNEYGVETRLELLPYSVARWVEGGWEALQKVGRLFNTVTVKDLWDRPVLLFRNEWNLHQLQEDHPELKLNAIAPVVSGREPASL comes from the coding sequence ATGCTCAGTGAAATCGAAGCCGAATTACAAGTTGCCGTTGAACAGCGCCGCAACTTTGCCATTATTTCTCACCCGGATGCAGGAAAAACAACGCTGACTGAGAAGTTATTGCTATACGGGGGGGCAATTCACCAGGCGGGATCGGTCAAAGCACGCCGGGCACAGCGTCATGCCACCTCAGACTGGATGGAGATGGAACAGCAACGGGGAATTTCGATTACCTCCACCGTTTTGCAGTTTGAGTACCGGAACTGTCAGATTAACCTGCTGGATACTCCCGGTCACCAGGACTTTAGTGAGGACACCTACCGCACCCTGGCTGCCGCTGACAATGCGGTGATGTTGATTGATGCGGCTAAGGGACTGGAACCACAGACCCGCAAATTATTTGAAGTGTGCCGGATGCGTGGCTTACCCATTTTTACGTTCATCAATAAGCTAGACCGCCCGGGGCGGGAACCGCTGGAGTTACTGGATGAGATTGAAAAGGAACTGGGGTTACAGACCTATGCGGTGAACTGGCCCATTGGCATGGGCGATCGCTTCAAAGGGGTATTTGACCGTCAGCAGCGCCAGATCCACCTGTTTGAGCGGAGCGCCCACGGTCAACGGGAGGCGATCGATACGGTGGTTAATCTGGGTGATCCTGAAATTGAAATGCTGCTGGAGGAGGAATTGTATCATCAGTTCAAAGATGAACTGGAATTGCTGGAAGGTCTGGGACCCGATCTGGATCTGGAGCAACTGCATCGGGGCAAAATGACCCCGGTGTTCTTCGGCAGTGCCATGACCAACTTTGGGGTTGAACTGTTTCTGAATGCGTTTCTGGACTACGCCCTCAAACCTGGACCCCATGCCAGCAGTCGAGGGGAAATTCCGCCGACTTACCCGGAATTTTCTGGTTTTGTGTTCAAGCTTCAGGCAAATATGGACCCGAAACACCGGGACCGGGTGGCATTTGTGCGCATCTGCTCCGGTAAGTTTGAAAAGGACATGATGGTGAACCATGCCCGCACAGGTAAAATGGTGCGCCTTTCCCGTCCCCAGAAGCTGTTTGCCCAGGATCGAGCTGTGATTGATGAGGCCTATCCTGGGGATGTGATTGGCTTAAACAATCCAGGGGTATTCGCAATTGGGGATACGATCTATGTCGGACAGAAGCTTGAATATGAAGGGATTCCCAGTTTTTCCCCGGAATTGTTTGCCTACCTCAAAAACCCCAACCCGTCTAAGTTCAAACAGTTTCAGAAAGGGGTTTCGGAATTGCGCGAAGAAGGGGCAATTCAAATCATGTACTCGGCGGATGAGTCAAAGCGCGATCCTATCCTGGCAGCCGTAGGACAACTTCAGTTTGAGGTGGTTCAGTTTCGCCTGCAAAACGAATATGGAGTAGAAACTCGATTAGAACTGTTGCCCTACAGTGTGGCACGCTGGGTTGAAGGGGGATGGGAGGCTTTACAGAAGGTGGGGCGACTGTTCAATACCGTGACGGTAAAAGACCTCTGGGACCGGCCAGTGCTCCTGTTTCGCAACGAATGGAATCTGCACCAGCTCCAGGAAGACCATCCGGAGTTAAAACTGAACGCGATCGCCCCCGTAGTTTCTGGGAGAGAACCTGCCTCTTTATGA
- a CDS encoding M48 family metalloprotease has protein sequence MPPVPDSSSTPPSHVINDAETGLTALKQGDYSQAIARLENLPLPANHPLSLKANMGLVVAYTRTGKPHQAISLCQALRQHENPQVKEWATRTLENLTRRFPRVAETEAMDGGDRLEANKAGTKAEAAEIRETTELEDTDQFEEDVDLTGFVPFDGSSLPRQQVILESMEEDVPVAAEQDTGAGNGVSEAEGEKKPLTTVQLSAHVEANNQPLITPPCGNAEGEHPSSLSPLPSSLSADRLLSYQPGWRQAERAKQWNPLRKLDIAPAIVAQVGTAIALFWVLQQVFYLVMLGLAALQTRIPFFVFQATIPVPPVWSVLIPLVILFFASRWILDALLTFGDGLQPLSIATLSNYSPEVAKALKRYSHQCRVPLPALGVVPTAAPIAFSYGCLPRLTRLVVSQGLLEQLDNDEIAAVYASEIGHIAYRDVPLMSLLTVVNQIPYSLYRWVSEWGNRQPPIVRGLAIAVSAISYGLYSLTRWIGLWLSRQRVYYSDHTAADLTGNPNGFTRALLKIAIGTAKDVEREGSTSYLLEGFELLSPLGHRQGTTLGSVYPHASLEPLLEWEWTNPYRHWLALTDAHPPTGDRLRLLAQYARYWRLPTELDFNPDLEAQVARQKKSGLTASQWRTLLLQGAPFFGLGSGLLLAFALSMVGWVGGQLNYELLSWMYGDPTLVRGLPLVGFCLGTFIRINPGFPDINPAALRHQETPPRLVELLQKPDLVPVDSLPVQLGGKLLGRPGIGNLLSQDLLLKTDTGLIRLRCLSPWGPLGNLLPTETHFTNLLNHDLTATGWFRRGVTPWIDADLLRTPAGRFHRSNHPVWSTILGAIAAALGIFIIFRGGII, from the coding sequence ATGCCTCCTGTTCCTGATTCGTCATCTACCCCCCCCTCTCATGTCATCAACGATGCAGAAACCGGGTTGACGGCTTTGAAGCAAGGCGATTATTCCCAGGCGATCGCCCGACTTGAGAACCTTCCCCTGCCAGCCAATCATCCCCTCAGCCTGAAGGCAAACATGGGACTGGTGGTGGCCTATACCCGGACTGGTAAGCCGCATCAGGCAATTTCTCTCTGTCAGGCACTCAGGCAGCACGAAAACCCTCAGGTCAAGGAGTGGGCAACCCGCACCCTGGAAAACCTGACCCGACGGTTTCCCAGAGTGGCTGAAACTGAGGCAATGGATGGTGGGGATCGCCTGGAAGCTAATAAAGCAGGGACAAAGGCAGAAGCGGCAGAGATCAGAGAAACTACGGAGCTGGAAGACACGGATCAATTTGAGGAGGATGTTGACCTGACGGGCTTTGTCCCCTTTGATGGGTCCTCTCTTCCGCGTCAGCAGGTGATTTTGGAGTCGATGGAAGAGGACGTACCAGTCGCAGCGGAGCAGGACACGGGTGCTGGAAATGGGGTATCGGAGGCTGAGGGTGAGAAAAAACCCCTGACAACTGTTCAACTGAGTGCTCACGTCGAAGCCAACAACCAGCCCTTAATAACTCCACCCTGCGGGAATGCTGAAGGTGAACACCCCTCTTCCCTCTCCCCTCTCCCTTCTTCCCTTTCCGCCGATCGCCTCCTCTCTTATCAACCCGGTTGGCGACAGGCAGAACGGGCGAAGCAATGGAATCCACTGAGAAAGCTGGATATTGCGCCTGCGATTGTGGCCCAGGTGGGAACGGCGATCGCCCTGTTTTGGGTTTTGCAACAGGTTTTCTACCTGGTAATGCTGGGGTTGGCAGCTTTGCAGACCAGAATTCCGTTTTTTGTGTTCCAGGCCACAATTCCAGTACCGCCAGTCTGGTCGGTGCTGATTCCACTGGTCATTCTGTTTTTTGCCTCCCGCTGGATTCTCGATGCCCTGTTGACCTTTGGCGATGGATTACAGCCCCTTTCCATCGCGACCCTGTCGAACTACAGTCCAGAGGTGGCTAAGGCACTGAAGCGCTACAGTCACCAGTGTCGGGTGCCCCTGCCAGCTCTGGGGGTGGTGCCCACAGCGGCACCAATTGCGTTTAGCTACGGCTGCCTGCCTCGCTTGACGCGGCTGGTAGTCAGCCAGGGACTACTGGAGCAATTGGACAATGACGAGATTGCGGCAGTGTATGCCAGTGAAATCGGGCATATTGCCTATCGGGATGTGCCACTGATGTCTCTGTTAACCGTGGTGAATCAGATTCCCTACAGCCTGTATCGCTGGGTGTCGGAATGGGGCAATCGGCAACCGCCTATCGTGAGAGGGCTGGCGATCGCCGTTTCGGCGATCAGCTATGGGCTGTACTCCCTCACCCGCTGGATTGGGCTATGGCTCTCGCGCCAGCGGGTCTATTACAGCGACCATACAGCGGCTGACCTGACCGGCAACCCGAATGGTTTTACCCGTGCCCTGCTTAAGATAGCCATTGGCACCGCTAAAGATGTGGAGCGGGAAGGCAGTACCAGCTATCTGCTGGAGGGGTTTGAATTGTTGAGTCCTCTGGGGCACCGACAGGGAACCACTCTGGGCAGTGTGTACCCCCATGCATCCCTGGAACCTCTGCTGGAATGGGAGTGGACCAACCCCTACCGTCACTGGCTGGCACTCACCGATGCCCACCCACCCACGGGCGATCGCCTGCGTCTGCTGGCACAGTATGCCCGCTACTGGCGACTGCCAACCGAACTGGACTTTAACCCAGACCTGGAAGCCCAGGTTGCCCGGCAGAAAAAATCAGGATTGACGGCTTCCCAGTGGCGCACTCTTCTGCTCCAGGGTGCCCCATTTTTTGGTTTGGGATCTGGTCTACTGCTGGCATTTGCCCTGTCAATGGTGGGTTGGGTCGGCGGACAGTTGAACTATGAACTTCTTTCCTGGATGTATGGCGATCCCACCCTTGTCCGGGGGTTGCCTCTGGTTGGATTCTGTCTTGGTACCTTCATCCGCATCAACCCCGGCTTTCCCGATATCAATCCTGCGGCGCTGCGGCACCAGGAAACTCCGCCCAGGCTGGTGGAACTGCTGCAAAAGCCCGATCTGGTTCCGGTGGATAGTCTACCAGTGCAGTTGGGAGGTAAACTCCTGGGCCGACCAGGCATTGGCAATCTCCTCAGCCAGGACCTGCTATTAAAAACAGACACTGGACTGATCCGGCTGCGGTGCCTCTCTCCCTGGGGGCCGCTGGGCAATCTTCTACCAACAGAAACCCACTTTACCAACCTGCTCAACCATGACCTGACAGCTACTGGCTGGTTCCGTCGCGGGGTTACCCCCTGGATTGATGCAGACCTGCTCCGCACCCCCGCTGGACGATTCCACCGCAGCAACCATCCCGTCTGGTCAACCATCCTGGGGGCGATCGCAGCCGCTTTGGGAATTTTCATTATCTTCCGAGGGGGAATAATTTAG
- a CDS encoding Uma2 family endonuclease: MALTIKDLEKAQQSFPDYRIELVHGELIVMSPSGFESDEIAAEIIRQLGNWIRPRRLGRVVASSAGYVLPNADEDVRAPDCSFVRADRLRRTTRKFAQLVPDLMFEVVSGNDSVDTLRAKIQEFLRLGTQVGVLVNPMIRTIEIHRLDREAVVLRDGDVLTLPDLLPGWEMEVESIWAPEFD, from the coding sequence ATGGCTCTCACCATCAAAGACCTGGAGAAAGCACAACAGAGCTTCCCCGACTATCGTATTGAGTTGGTGCATGGGGAACTTATCGTCATGAGTCCATCAGGTTTCGAGTCGGATGAAATCGCTGCCGAGATTATCCGGCAACTTGGTAACTGGATTCGCCCACGTCGGCTCGGTCGCGTAGTAGCCTCCAGTGCTGGCTATGTCCTTCCCAATGCGGATGAAGACGTTCGAGCACCTGACTGCTCGTTTGTTCGAGCCGATCGCCTGCGGCGGACTACCCGAAAATTCGCCCAACTTGTCCCTGATCTGATGTTTGAGGTTGTTTCTGGAAATGACTCTGTGGATACTCTACGAGCCAAAATCCAGGAATTTTTAAGGCTCGGCACTCAGGTTGGTGTTTTAGTGAACCCCATGATTCGCACCATTGAGATTCATCGCCTTGATAGGGAAGCGGTAGTTCTCAGAGATGGTGATGTGTTGACTCTGCCAGATCTACTTCCGGGGTGGGAGATGGAAGTTGAAAGCATTTGGGCACCTGAGTTTGATTGA
- a CDS encoding vWA domain-containing protein: MSHILRYRLRRRLGILVVVLLMVPAPLTPLATQATPRKPQVGVACQGAELLRPEDPDVKALSTLLSRYDITVPYAPGFGERPVTRYEFAIALSLVLAQARYHSASTRDSGSQSERALLERLQAKYVLDLFGASAYEQALMPLGGKEVTSAQILALQFLIQKYRLSVRLAGDRNLTRNQFATALNKAREQMNQLISKGEINYSNQDLRILQTLDALYRSEQAGDGGRIDTLEAPATIGAGGQLSIAPSQLNIGAGTNPGSRGGIAGSREQIAPTAIPAQVPLPVRPHPSGLSPQERRHRPGTFNTEGYNLITENPFFRPSLNPLSTFSIDVDTASYSNVRRFLNQGQLPPKDAVRIEEMINYFPYDYPQPQGDTPFSVTTDVAAAPWNPKHKLVQIGLKGKQLQTLQPSNLVFLVDVSGSMMPPNKLPLVKQSLCLLVNELSAQDRVTLVVYAGNAGLVLPPTPGSQKEKIMQAIDQLEAGGSTAGGAGIELAYKMAQQHFLKDGNNRVILATDGDFNVGVSSDGELVRLIEQKRDRGIFLTILGFGYGNYKDSKMEQLANKGNGNYFYIDSLMEGRKVLVNDLRGTLFTIAKDVKIQVEFNPARVQAYRLIGYENRLLRDQDFNDDTIDAGEVGSGHTVTALYEIIPTGITTDIKLPSIDPLKYQQPTIAPGSSSPELMQVKLRYKHPRDSSSQLIAHTIQDRDASLESASANLKFSSAIALFGMLLRDSEFKGQATFDTVLRLANQARGNDPEGYRTEFIRLVERSKLLATQKSSTERAQQLPDSNP, from the coding sequence ATGTCGCACATTTTACGATATCGACTTCGTCGTCGTCTGGGTATTCTGGTAGTAGTTTTGCTGATGGTTCCAGCACCCCTTACACCATTGGCGACCCAGGCTACTCCCCGGAAACCTCAGGTAGGGGTGGCCTGCCAGGGAGCGGAATTATTGCGTCCAGAGGATCCGGATGTGAAGGCGCTGAGCACGCTCCTCTCCCGGTACGACATTACAGTGCCTTATGCACCCGGTTTTGGAGAAAGACCCGTCACGCGATACGAGTTTGCGATCGCCCTGAGTCTGGTTTTGGCTCAGGCGAGATACCATTCAGCCTCCACCCGGGATAGTGGTTCACAGTCCGAGCGGGCATTATTAGAGCGACTACAAGCAAAATATGTATTGGATTTATTCGGTGCCAGTGCCTATGAGCAGGCATTGATGCCTTTAGGGGGCAAAGAGGTGACATCTGCACAGATTCTTGCCCTGCAATTTTTAATTCAAAAATATCGGTTGTCTGTCAGGTTGGCTGGCGATCGCAACCTCACCCGCAATCAATTTGCAACAGCGCTAAATAAAGCCAGGGAGCAGATGAATCAGTTAATTTCAAAGGGAGAAATCAATTATTCAAATCAGGACTTGAGAATCCTCCAGACTTTAGATGCGCTGTATCGTTCAGAACAGGCGGGTGATGGGGGACGGATAGATACGCTGGAAGCTCCTGCAACAATTGGAGCAGGGGGGCAGCTATCCATTGCACCATCTCAGTTAAATATCGGGGCTGGCACCAATCCCGGTTCTAGAGGGGGCATCGCTGGTAGTCGAGAGCAGATAGCACCAACTGCCATTCCGGCTCAGGTCCCGCTCCCCGTCAGGCCCCACCCCAGCGGGCTTTCACCCCAGGAGCGCAGACACCGACCGGGTACCTTTAACACCGAAGGCTACAACCTGATCACCGAAAACCCGTTTTTCCGTCCCAGCCTCAATCCCCTTTCCACCTTTTCAATTGACGTAGACACTGCATCCTACAGCAACGTACGGCGATTCCTGAACCAGGGGCAACTGCCTCCCAAAGATGCCGTGCGAATTGAGGAAATGATCAACTACTTCCCCTACGACTATCCCCAGCCCCAGGGAGATACTCCGTTTTCCGTTACCACAGATGTGGCTGCCGCTCCCTGGAACCCCAAACACAAACTGGTCCAGATTGGTCTGAAAGGGAAGCAGTTACAGACCCTCCAGCCCAGCAATCTGGTATTTCTGGTGGATGTCTCCGGTTCCATGATGCCGCCCAACAAACTGCCGCTGGTGAAGCAATCCCTCTGTCTGCTGGTGAATGAACTCTCTGCCCAGGATCGGGTAACGCTGGTCGTTTATGCCGGAAATGCTGGACTGGTGCTGCCTCCCACACCCGGTAGCCAGAAAGAAAAAATCATGCAGGCAATTGACCAGCTTGAAGCGGGTGGCTCCACCGCAGGCGGGGCAGGCATTGAACTGGCTTACAAAATGGCGCAACAGCACTTTCTCAAGGACGGCAACAACCGCGTCATTCTGGCAACAGATGGGGACTTTAATGTGGGGGTTTCCAGCGATGGGGAACTGGTGCGCTTGATTGAGCAGAAGCGCGATCGGGGAATCTTCCTGACCATTCTGGGCTTTGGCTATGGCAACTACAAAGATTCCAAGATGGAGCAACTGGCCAATAAGGGGAATGGCAATTACTTCTATATTGATAGTCTGATGGAGGGGCGGAAGGTGCTGGTGAACGACCTGCGTGGTACGTTGTTCACCATCGCCAAAGACGTGAAAATTCAGGTAGAATTCAATCCCGCCAGAGTGCAGGCATATCGGCTGATTGGGTACGAGAACCGCCTGCTACGAGACCAGGATTTCAACGACGACACGATTGATGCGGGTGAAGTTGGTTCCGGGCATACCGTCACGGCCCTCTACGAAATTATCCCCACTGGAATTACCACGGATATTAAACTGCCTTCCATCGATCCGCTCAAGTACCAGCAACCGACGATCGCGCCTGGCTCCAGCAGTCCAGAGCTGATGCAGGTGAAACTCCGCTACAAACATCCCAGAGATTCCAGCAGCCAACTCATTGCCCATACGATTCAGGACCGAGATGCCTCCCTGGAGTCTGCCTCGGCGAATCTCAAGTTTTCTTCGGCGATCGCACTGTTTGGGATGCTCCTGCGCGACTCAGAGTTCAAGGGACAGGCAACCTTTGACACTGTGCTGCGACTGGCAAACCAGGCAAGAGGCAACGACCCGGAAGGCTACCGGACAGAATTCATCCGTCTGGTAGAGCGCAGCAAATTGCTGGCTACCCAGAAATCCAGTACCGAAAGGGCACAACAGTTGCCAGATTCAAATCCGTGA